In one Canis lupus dingo isolate Sandy chromosome 16, ASM325472v2, whole genome shotgun sequence genomic region, the following are encoded:
- the FAM149A gene encoding protein FAM149A: protein MVIGRGLSEGPGRQSLAAKGKDPLPTHFTRNVQKAIDKYTCESGSSFRSSGSPTPAGAHSSWPGSGTQSSTTGLSTERSSIYSWRDDEFDKANAQKVQQLFWEVEEMLFEGKVSPQTQNLVAECSEWARRSLHLRVLGRQLIVPTDEGFQHFQGSEPRSALHKPFLDACGHNHNSRELCISGSQILPEACSASARPGSDGTGVADLTACSPLEEEVYGVDGKIEEYFAFDRKEEDDECLEQKSAHRHRMWHKHGLPPVSPHDCIKDAVAAEVFDHVWTNVVEILEELIRKNWEVTLTEGKKQKEKLKVAENKSPLLHISRINTDAPSVPPSRSSEARSLSLASHLNPPQVHRFSNNFYSDLSGVMTIQAKPLQQRPTYFADRTQNEQEDRSLGTGAGAISLARHRLGRISDARVLHTSGKKTPAHTRLPSLTSDSQRMKTPNVYSDEVLRGTKLQTGGDRVSSSSAQASRSRLPPIGSETCEQNMAVPGSRPVSYRGRHPQNRVLSAIPDSLERSPLRERSLTIEQFSRPSTTHAFRLDTPRKGSLTLMEFAGHSWTSQSFLTGSQHPPKSFQRTTLTTRKRFQVAS from the exons ATGGTGATCGG aagaggaCTGTCAGAAGGACCTGGAAGGCAAAGTTTGGCTGCGAAAGGCAAAGATCCTTTGCCTACACATTTTACAAGAAATGTGCAGAAAGCCATTGACAAATATACCTG TGAATCTGGGTCATCGTTTCGATCCAGTGGAAGCCCCACGCCGGCAGGTGCCCACAGCTCTTGGCCTGGGTCTGGGACACAGAGTTCTACTACCGGCTTATCAACGGAGAGGAGCTCGATTTACTCTTGGAGAGATGAT GAGTTTGACAAAGCCAATGCACAGAAAGTACAGCAGTTATTCTGGGAGGTGGAGGAAATGTTATTTGAAGGGAAAGTCAGCCCTCAGACTCAGAATCTAGTGGCCGAATGCAGTGAGTGGGCAAGAAGATCCCTCCATCTGAG AGTATTAGGAAGACAGCTCATCGTGCCAACTGATGAAGGGTTCCAACATTTCCAGGGCAGCGAGCCTCGTTCTGCACTCCACAAACCCTTCTTAGATGCCTGTGGACACAACCACAACAGCAGAGA GTTGTGCATCTCTGGCTCTCAAATACTCCCAGAGGCATGCTCAGCCTCAGCCCGGCCAGGCTCTGATGGCACAGGGGTTGCAGACCTAACAGCATGTTCACCCCTGGAAGAAGAGGTTTATGGCGTGGATGGAAAGATTGAGGAATATTTTGCTTTTGAcagaaaagaaga AGATGATGAATGTCTTGAGCAAAAGTCAGCTCACCGTCATAGGATGTGGCATAAACACGGACTCCCTCCCGTGTCTCCTCATGACTGTATCAAAGATGCAGTGGCCGCAGAAGTGTTTGATCACGTCTGGACAAATGTGGTAGAAATATTGGAAGAACTGATTAGAAAAAATTGGGAAGTGACTCTCACAG aaggaaagaaacagaaagaaaaactgaaagtagCTGAGAATAAATCTCCACTTCTACATATTTCTCGTATTAACACTGATGCACCAAGTGTTCCCCCATCCAGAAGCTCTGAAGCTCGCAGCCTTTCCCTGGCTTCTCATCTCAATCCACCTCAG GTTCATCGCTTCTCCAACAATTTTTATAGTGATTTGAGTGGTGTGATGACAATTCAGGCAAAACCACTGCAGCAGAGACCTACTTATTTTGCAGACAGAACACA GAATGAGCAAGAGGACAGATCATTGGGTACAGGGGCTGGTGCTATCTCTTTGGCACGACACCGCCTGGGACGAATCTCAGATGCTCGTGTACTACACACTTCTGGAAAGAAAACACCTGCACACACGAGGCTGCCTTCTCTTACTTCAGACTCACAGAGAATGAAAACCCCCAATGTGTACAGTGATGAGGTTCTTCGGGGAACAAAACT GCAAACTGGCGGGGACCGTGTGTCCTCCTCATCAGCTCAGGCCTCGCGGAGCAGATTACCCCCAATAGGCTCAGAGACCTGTGAGCAGAATATGGCAGTTCCTGGATCTCGACCTGTTTCT taCAGAGGGAGGCATCCACAGAACCGTGTGTTAAGTGCGATACCTGACAGTTTAGAACGATCACCTCTTCGAGAAAGATCTCTGACCATAGAACAGTTTTCAAGACCCAGCACAACCCATGCATTTCGG cTAGATACTCCTCGAAAAGGTTCATTGACATTGATGGAATTTGCTGGCCACTCGTGGACAAGTCAAAGTTTCTTGACAG GTTCACAACATCCGCCTAAATCTTTTCAGAGGACAACTCTGACTACAAGAAAGAGATTCCAGGTGGCATCTTGA